From Malus sylvestris chromosome 1, drMalSylv7.2, whole genome shotgun sequence:
AAACTGAGAGTTCGGTGTTTATGTATATACAGTACCCTTCGGAGCCTCGGAAATCAGCTTCAATGCGATTACCTGCTGAAAGAGATAATGGCAGAGAGGTTGAACAATCCCCCAGCAAAAGTAAACGGCTCCTCAAGGCCTTGCTTAGTCGGCGCAAGTCAAAGAAAGATGACATGCTATACACTTATTTGGATGAATACTGAGAAATTGAGGGAGGATGTACAATGGAAGCAGAAAATTACGGTTTCCAGCTTTCCCCTTTTGTTTGATTACCTTTTCCTTTTACATAGCAGTGTAATGTTTTCAAGTTTTATAAACAGTATATATCAATTATTACTTCCCATTTCAGAAGTTTGCTTGGTAAGAGAAATACTTTCGAAGCGATTGCGTTGCGATGATATGCGTTGAAAAATCAGTCCAGAACTTCATAATCAATCATACAatgttaggaaaactaatgaaaagggcttgaaaacttttgagttttaacgataaagacaaaataaagggtaaagtgaatagtatcatagttgactttttaatgtaaaaatgtggtttttcgttaaaataaatagtactgtgagcttttcgttaaaattttctACAATGTAGGGTTTAGGAGCAATCTGATCGTTTTGTAGGAGAATGCATTCAATCTAGCTGCGACTGTAAACTGAATTACACATAAAATAGCATTCATACGCTGTGTTGAATATATCGCTGAATCTTATAGGTCATAAGCAAAGTAATCAAACTACATTTCATGCTCTGAACAGTTCCACAAATACCAACTTGAATTGTTACACATCATTTCATAGAAAAACTAGCAAAGCAAAGTAGCTAACTGGTCACAATTCTAATCCATTTCCAAATTCTTCGATTGTCTTTGTGGCGAGTGTCAATGCATCTAACAAAGCGCTATATGATGCTCGAAGAAATCTCGCCTCAACAGCCTCAAAGTGCCTGTACATAAGATTAAAATCAACCACAGGTTCAGCAGAATTTTTTTTGTAGCAGATTTACTGAATTTAGCCCACAACTTAGCTTTGAACCCACTTTTTTGTCGATAGTTTGGTCGTTAGGCGATAATATTGTTCCTCCCTCACCCCATATAGCATTTTCTTACATCAGAATCAATCCAATGATTCTTCAATAAAAGtttggaaaattaattttatcGAACGGAAATGCTTACACTGAAAGCTTGCAGTTGGAAACTGACATCTGCCTCTTCACCTTGTCTGGTTGCAACTGCAGTAATAGATGGAATCAGATAAGAAAACAATTAAACCAAATGAAGTTAGGAACTGAGCAAAACATAGCTTTAACATATGAAGCATCACCTCCTTATCAACAGCTAATGTTGCATAGACGATTGAAGCACTTTCCTCGGACTCAAAATCTACCTCCAAGTCACTGCACACAGACCTCCATTTTCTTAATATCGATGCTCCTACTATGCGGGTTAAAAGAATTCGCAGAGGCAGATAAATTATAAACGATGAAAGTTGAATCAATGATCTCCGCTTCCCAGAGAAACAACCCTTGTAAAACTTTTACAAGGCCACGCAACTGTACGTCCTCCCGTGGTCCTTGATGCATAGTTTTCACattcaagttttcaagtttATTAAAAGAACTATCTAGAGTAATCTCAAGATCCATGCACAACATTTTTGAACAGGGTTCGCCTCAGAATATCTTGATCTACCTACCTCACCAAGAGCTCTAGAACTACTCCCTAACATAGCTGAAAACCCCATCAGCTCCTACGAATCCACGAATTAGCTCaaccaaaattttgaaaacctaACACTGAAGTGAAACGTCGAAATATAGCAGCAATTCAACTTTTCCAAGAAAGTTATGTTGTCCTTCACATTGTGAATGATGAACATCGGTTAATGTATGTACAGCAATATTTCAACGAACGAGATGAGTTTCGTTCAGTTTTAACTTATCACAACAACTATGGGAAGCACAGAGAGAAGTTCAATGGAGTGGAAATACATAAAACTAATCATATAAGCTACACATACATAAACCCAGAAGCAAAACTATCGAAAATAAACTCACTAGGAATTCAAAAAACAGATACTATAAACTGCAATTCGTTCAAACAGATACTCAAGAAAGCAAATTCACGAATAATATACATAAAGATAGAACCTTTTACAAATCGAAAACAAACCCATATCCAAAAATCAACTAAGGATCTTTACTTTTCGGTTCCTGAGGGATTGAAAGAGGAAAATAATCAAagcccagaaaaaaaaatacaggagAAACTGCTGACTTTAATTACAAAAGTAAAGAGATTTCAACAGAAAAACATACAGAGAAAAATAGATATTGGTATAtaagagaggaaggagagagagtacCAGCTAAACTCCCACTGGGTTTGGGCATCTGCCATGTCAGAAGCTGCTGCAGCCATGGTTCTCTGGAGCTGAGAAGCTGGAGAAGCTGAGCAGCGCCTCTCACATTATCGGGTTCTAGTCTTATAGACGAACAAAACGCTGCGTCTCAAAGAACCAAAACGACGTAGTAAAGGAAGGAGTTGTGTGGTATAAGTCTATAAGATAATATTTTTAAACTGACGGAAGTACCCTTAGTTCTAGTGGTGTGAAATAGGTACGGAAACTGGTTTTCGAGGTTTAATAAGCCGAATCCGGATCCTCATCGGATgctttttgtgaggatttcggAAATTCATGAATCGTGTTctttcatcgtacatcatgtaattaaaattattttaaatatttttatttaaaattaaacataaatagtatttGACAAAAACTGATCATATAatttacgatgaacgaacacatTTCATGAATTTCTGAAATCcccacgaaaaaaaaaatccgaagaggatcctgttggttaATAGTTAATACGCATAGGCATTTGGGTATATTCCAGCGTATATCTGCCATCCTTCTCAATAAACTCCCGTTGCTCGAGAGATGGCATCTTATATAGCACAACAAaagcatctctctcctctctccctctctctctctctctcctctcaaaACCTACCTTCCTTTCATTCAATTTCGACACCTTCTTCTCATCCAATCAAACAGTACATATTTTTTCGCAGCCACATGCAAAGGCCAGGTACGTTATTCTTCATATATAACATCATCATTTGGTTTACCGATACTCAGTCTTCAATTTATCATCGatcttaaattttgaatttatgaACCCTATAGTTGTTAATTATAAAGGAGTATTTGTCTTGGGTAAGATGATATGTTTGTTTGAGGTAAACCACCGCTTGGTGCTGCCTGCATGTATATTGTATATCATACTAATATTTGTGCTGTCTTTAGTTAGTACTACTGTACTAGGGTTGGTTGTTCAAACTCCTGGTTTTTCATGTATATTCATCCCTTCGTTTTCGTTCCTTGATTTTTCTTTGATTCATTTAGTCCCAAAGTATCAAGGTGTTTTCGTTTGTTTTcggataaaataaaaattcatgaaGAAAATTGGCCAATTATAAAAATTCAAAGATAATCGGCTAAAATTATAGTTTAGGAAAAAAATTGGCAACTCCTTACAAGTTCGGAGAAAAATCGGCCAATACCTCAaaattttataccaaaaatTTATTATGATAAcaccaaataaataaaaatagaaagacCCTATTTCTTGTTTGCTCTCATTCTGTAAAGCGTACAATCTGTAAAGACTTGTTTGTCTCCAGTATAAATGGATAAAATTATGATCTTGATATGTTGCAAGTGAATTGAGGGTTGGGATCCGCCTAAATATTGGCCCTTGTGATCCTCTCTCCATTCCTGCCTCCGACTGCAACATGTCTGTATAAAAGGCCTCATATCTTGTTAACAAATCCCGGTTTCCGGGAAGAACACTTGACGCAGCATTCACCAGTGCCGATGGAATGAAAAATCGATGAACCCCAGTTGAAAGAAACGCGGGGTGTTCTTTTACGATCAGCAGCAGCTTAAGTGATGGCATGTCCGACTCTTGCTGGTTTTATAGTTCTGAGGGCTCTCCTTCCATTCTCCAATGCCAATGAAAAGAGGCCAAAGAGGTATAAGAGGAAAAGATGTAGCTTTTCAGATATGCTGGACGTGAATGACACACTTCTCCCTTCTGCGCTGCTTTTTCTGATACGGGAAATTCTTGTAACCATCCACCCTGTAAAAGACAGTATATATTAGCACGTAATCACAGATTATATTGACATCAATACAGCAGGCATGCTGCCATTTGGTCCGTGCTCTTATACAGAATAGAGATGGAAGATTTTGTTTAGGTTAAATTTGCTTACCCGAACTTGTTTCAGGCAAATTTGTCCAATCATGTGGCTCGGTCTTTGCTTCCGTTGCCTTGATCAACTCCATAAGAGCTTTGTTTACCTGATATTCAAAACAAATTAACATAAGATTTCCTTTCCACGCCAAGCATCATTGAATTATATAACGGATGATTCCATATAACGGATTTACCTCCTCGGTCCTTTCATGACTCACTAGATGCCCTCCAGGAAGATCTACCATTCTAGCAACAGGATGCAGCTTCTCTGCCAGTCTCCTTGCATGATATATTTGAGCAATGACGTCATGCCTATCAATTTAATGAATGTCAAGATGGTTGCCAGAAGAAAATGTAGTGAACTGTTAATCAAAATTGACAAGTTTCACACAAACACTTGATTTTCGGAGATAATTTGTTTGAGAGTCGGAAATGTACGTATGAAGCAGTGCCTTTCTGCAGGCATACAAATTCCAGACCACTAACAGTCTTATCTTGACACACAACATGGAAAAAAAGGGGACATCTGAGATGCCCTGCATTGTATGTATGACCGCACCTGCCATGAATGACTGAAACGAGAAATCCTGCTGAGCGGATCAATTCAATCTCCTTTCGTGTCATTTTATGCGTCCAGCATGCATTGATTTGACCCTCGAAACCATGGTTGGACTGCATCCCGGTTGCTGATATACCTTTGACATATTCCTGGAGATAGGTTCCAATTCAGAACATGGATATTGTACTACAAATTGTATCTAAGCCTCAACCGAAATATCAAAACAATCAATAAGCAGTTCCTTTAGGATTTCTTACTTGATATAAAATCGCCCTTCTCGTGTTGGATCCAACATATTCTTCAAGATATCCCTGCACGTTAATACAGCGAATGTGTGAGAGTTTCGTTGTTTAAAGCATGAGTCATGTCCCTATTAGTCCAGAGTTAACAGACGGAAAAATAATAGAAGCAAGAGCACCGCAGACCTTCGAGTAGTGCGTGTCCAAGTCTACAGCCGCCCTTTGCTCGGGAGTCTTTGCCTTAAAAAACCGGACAGCAATGGATAGTGTTTGTCGGTCAAGCTGCAACACATTGAACATAGTAATGAGAAATCAACTTCACCTCCTGCAAGCAAATTTACGTACTGTTTCTAGTTCATGGGTAAGAAATCACGAACCCTTGGTAAACATTCGAAACCTCCCCCGGTCACATTAAGCAAAGCCAACGACAGAATTCTATCGGGCACCATTGCTGCTAATTTGCAAGCTATCATAGCTCCTGTTGTGGTAACAAAATTCACGTCAGACTAAAGAAATAAATTAACGaaaccaaagaaagaaagaaaccaaGTCCTGCTACGAAGTAAATTCAGCTCACTGTTTGTAATTCAGTCAGTGCCGAAAACATGAACTCACCCATCGAATGCCCGAAAACATGGGCTTCTGTCCACCCCAAGTGATCCATCAATGCAATTGCATCCTTTGCCATTGTTCTTGTTCTgccacaaacaaaaacaaatcatcatTAATTCAACTTCTGATCCCCATTATCCCGTATTTTCGGAAAATTCACGTAACTTTTTACAAATcttcaataaaaaatcaaacttttc
This genomic window contains:
- the LOC126624558 gene encoding uncharacterized protein LOC126624558 — translated: MPFCEVASPQNAAAADSKLNDGIKIFYETYGRGPTKVLLIIGLAGTHDSWGPQIQGLTGSVAPNDDERVAAAACCDNEAGFSGGDIEVCAFDNRGMGRSSIPTKKSEYTTRTMAKDAIALMDHLGWTEAHVFGHSMGAMIACKLAAMVPDRILSLALLNVTGGGFECLPRLDRQTLSIAVRFFKAKTPEQRAAVDLDTHYSKGYLEEYVGSNTRRAILYQEYVKGISATGMQSNHGFEGQINACWTHKMTRKEIELIRSAGFLVSVIHGRHDVIAQIYHARRLAEKLHPVARMVDLPGGHLVSHERTEEVNKALMELIKATEAKTEPHDWTNLPETSSGWMVTRISRIRKSSAEGRSVSFTSSISEKLHLFLLYLFGLFSLALENGRRALRTIKPARVGHAIT
- the LOC126624591 gene encoding uncharacterized protein LOC126624591 isoform X2 encodes the protein MGLFSICKSDLEVDFESEESASIVYATLAVDKELQPDKVKRQMSVSNCKLSVHFEAVEARFLRASYSALLDALTLATKTIEEFGNGLEL
- the LOC126624591 gene encoding uncharacterized protein LOC126624591 isoform X1; this encodes MAAAASDMADAQTQWEFSCDLEVDFESEESASIVYATLAVDKELQPDKVKRQMSVSNCKLSVHFEAVEARFLRASYSALLDALTLATKTIEEFGNGLEL